GTATCTCTAAAAATGTCAACTTTAGACAAGTCCCATGTTGATTTGGAAGCTGGTACTGCTGAAATTGTGGAAAAGAAGAGGTCTTCTTCTGTATCAGAATGTTCAGTGGAAGTGGATCTGGAAGCTGAGGAACAGGATACTACTAAGGCACATTTGCCTAAGGTTATAAAGAGGGATTGTAGGATTTGCCAGTTGAGTTTTGATGCTTCGAATCCAGAATCTGAGGTCCCCATTGAATTGGGTTGTTCTTGTAAAGATGATTTGGCTGCTGCTCACAAGCAGTGTGCTGAGGCGTGGTTTAAAATTAAGGGAAACAAGTAAGTATTTTGACTAGTAATCCACATTTTGTTATAATAAATCAGCTGTCTTATTCTAATTTTAGTATGATTTTTGGAAACTACTTTCTTCTTCGTTCTTTATTTCTTTGGTACAGGATAGTCTATATCGGTGAGCTTATTTTCAGGTTTAGAGAATTATGATTAGGAAACCCCTGCATTTTTCTTTGTTCAGGGAAATGCGGCCGAAAGAGTAGATTCCCGTTAAGATAGTGGCAAAATTTGTTTTCTGATTATAGTGTAAGATTTATTTAATGAGTATAAAGCAATGCTGTCTTAGACAGAGCTAGATGAAAGTGGATAAGCATCTTGTGTTTAACGGAAAAAATGGAACAACCGACACTAGATTTTTACTGCGAAATATTAACTTCTCCGATCTGAATCCTCCTCTCATTTTTCTACAATGCGAGTTCACAACTTCATTCATaccatttctttttcttgaaaTTGGAGATCGACTCGATACTGATTACCAGCCTCCAATTTGTCTAGTGGACCCTGTAAAACTGAAAACAGTATATTTCTAGTCTAATCATTTGATGGAGTATAAATTCCTAGTATTTATCTTTTTGGTTAACCTGAATATGGACATTGGGTAGCAGTAAATTGTCACCAAGTTAGAAGTTCGTCTGACTGAACTTTGTTTTATTTATGATGGCAACGCAAATGTGAAGTACCTTCCTATCGAATTTTCCAGTTGACCTACTTGTATTGATGAGCAGGACATTCAACATAATGCTAAACCTTTTGAGGTttcattctgtatggaggaatacgATCTAGCACACATCTAGCCTTTGCAACAAGCACTTTAGCAGCTACTTTCCCCTCTTTTGCTTCTCTTTGTATCTTCTTCAAATGCTCTTTTCTCACACATTGTGAAGAAGATTCTCTCTTCTCAGATACTTTAGTCAAACACATAGTGGTCTGGGTTGTTAAACAGGCCAAAGTTGTGTGCTTGCTATGTCTTTTTGGGATTAAGAAAATGTAAAGAAACTAATGTACGAACCTGGTTTCACGTTAGTTTAGTGATTCATTCTCTCTGGCGTAATGCGATTAGAAGCAAATAGTTCAAATGAAACTATCACAAATTGGCTACTTGTGCAAAAGGCATCTTTCTTCTGGTTTATCAGAGAATGTTAACTTTTTACTTGATGGGTGGTGGGGGGATGGAGTGCTCATTGACAAGCTAATGTTGACAGTAGCTTTGTTGATACATCTTAAGAAGAGTCTGACATTTTGCTGATCGAGGATGGGATCTTGCTACCCTAGCTCCTTTTCTTGACCATTCTGAAGAGTGTGAGTGTGTGTGAAAATTGTCTTGTTTCTTAGCCCCTTTGCTCTTTCCTTACCAATTGCAGTGTCATTCATTATTTAACGTGCAGCCACCGGGAAATCCTAACAAGTGCAAATCGGTTGGTTCTAAGATATGTAAGATAGGCACTTCATAAGTTATCATGCCTTTTACTCGGGGGGACAATGATGTATTTGGCTGTGTCATAGGTTATTTCTAGGTTATTTCTCTTGTTTGATTATTAGACGCTTTTGTCATTCGTGTATCTTTGGTGGAAAATGAACAAGCACAGAGGCTAATTAGACTATATATCCTTAAAAGTTGGGCAATGTTTTCTGTTGCTTCAGATTGTTGTCATATGATACAATAATTTTGTGtcgttttttttttgggggtgggGTAATAGGTTGCAAACATTCACCAATTCTATCTGTTAAGTTCCTTATTGAATCATGACTTTTTGCTTGTGAACTCTTATTTTGACATGTTTGTCTGTGTTGAGTAAATTTTGAATCTGTAGTTTCTGAACATGGACCTTCTATATTTTCATGTTCAACGTATATATTTTGACTCGATGAGTTTTGCACTTCCAAATGTGATGCAACAAATTAGATGCTTGTCAATAGTTGATTATGATTTTTTACAGCCTGAAATATCTTAAAGATCCGCAACTCAATCCTTATGCCATAAGAGCATCTTTACTTTGTTGGATCACCCTGAATCTTGTCGTGATGTCTTGTATTTGCTACCTTTTTGAGGATTAAGTACATTCTGGATTTCAGGAAAATGTCTTTGGCTGATTGCCATCTTCATATGCATAGTCTGCTAAAATTTGTAAACTATTTCGTTCTCTATGTCCttgttctttattattattatctttctctTTATTTCAATTTCGTAATGTTCCTATATACTCCACTTCAGACTTATGAagggattttgatttttcttttccttttgcttATCGCCTAGTGTATTATAcgttcaaaataatgatgatatagAGATTTTCCTCCTATAATCTGGACGGTGCTGTTTTACTTTGAGCTGCTGACTTAATTGTGTTGGTGTTCTTCTACCTTTATGCTTCTCCAGAATCAGACTCTGGCATTATCAGTCCCATGTTGTAACATTTAAAAGATTAATACACAAGTTTTCTGACTTGTAAAGAAGACAAAGTGGAGATATTTTTAAACCTCGTATTATATATGTTGATGCTGCATGGATACTTAACATCAGTAGAAGCTTTCATCTTTTTCTACCCAAATGCATATCTGAAGAACCACTGGTTGCATGTTATGATACATGAAACACTTCAAAACCCCTGTTGCATTCATGTTTATCTGACATGATTTGGGCATTGGTGGGGATGTGGGATACGCATCAGATTTGGTAATTCATCTATAATGTGCTGATTACAACTATAGTGAAGAAGCATGGGTTGGTTGTGCTTTTGCTTTTTATGTGTGTATATGTGTGAAATGTGTCTATACTGTGTGTATGTATGTAATTCGCACAATGTACTAAATTATTTGCTATTATATGAGATatgcataaaacaacaacaacacctCAATCCCAAACATGTTGGGAGTATGAGATATACGTACTGAATATAAAATTGGAAATTGGTGATTAAGGATATGTTTTCTTGATCTGTCTCGTATCAGATACCCTCATTGCTTCCACTTAACATAACTTGCATGTACCTTATGTTGCAATTACAAAAGCCCTCAAAGACCTATTTATTTATCTGCTACATGCGATATAAACTGATTGTGCCAGAACCGTCAAATCTGCAGAACTTGTGAGATCTGTGGATCAATTGCACGGAATGTTGCAGGTGCAAATGAAGCAGAGCTTGTGGAGCAGTGGAATGAAGCAAATGACGCGGCAGTTGTAGCAGCCACCGCACCTATCCCAGCTCCCACAGTAGAGACCAGAAACTTCTGGCAGGGTCATCGATTCCTAAACTTCTTGCTTGCTTGCATGGTTTTTGCATTTGTGATATCCTGGCTCTTTCACTTCAATGTACCATCATGATACTTGGAGAGACTATAGTAGAAATATCAGCTAGGCCTCCATGCATGTTTCCCCGTGCTAAGATGGCACTCTAGCATACATATTGCTGCATTCCCACTTGGAAAAATTCCTGTTACTTTCCTTAGTAGAGCTACAGAAAAAACCAGATTCGTCCTTCGTGTTGTGACGAGATGTAAATAGAAATATTTGTAATTAAATTCCAGTATTCATGTGTAACAATTTGATTGATTGTCCTGCGCTAATTGTTCCTGTTGTTAAACCACACTACCGAGTTGCATGTATGGGCTTCAGATTTCTCCCCTTTTCTCACACAATATCTGCCTTGTTCTTCATTATGGTTTCAGGGGGAAAGCTGATGTTACCTTAAAAGCTTCACTActtgatctttttctttttctattttggtttaaatatttcatcttGTGCTGCATCAGGGATCTTTTGCGGTGTGCCTGAGGTAGCCATTTCAAAGTAATATTTGGATGCATGGACTCATAGCTAATGATCGCCTTGTGTACGTACGTCCATAAGGGATTGATGCTAATAATGTTCGTACCCAGATTATCTCAGCCTTAGTAAGCAGAGTTACTCGTGCTATCTTTGTTGGTAGGAGAATATTATAGGTGCACGCGAGCTAGTTTGGACACCATTGttattaaaaacaaaaaagattTTACCAACATAGATGTGGTAAAGAACCACAGTAACACTCATTTGGTTTTAGGTCATGTTCAGCTAAAGAGTGGTCCGTACCAATGGAAGTTGGAGCCTCTTTTGACATGAGCCTCATGTCCCCTTTGAGCCAAAACAAATGAAGTTAGTGCTCCATCTGAACTTTTTAAGGGGTATACAACATGCTTCGGTGAAATGTTGAGTTCCACTCAAAATTAAATCGAAGAAAAGGTCAAAGGTTAATTTTATTTACACCCTTTTACGTTCTGACCTAGCCCGAGAGTAGGGTTGGATTGCCATCACCAGAtgtggatccaggatttaaagGCTTCGAGTTTGAACGTAGACATACTACAATTTACATTGTCTAAATAGGGTATAaatttaatcggtttggtttatTTGGGTTTCGGTTCGGGTTAttcatctttaaagttaatatAAACAAATCGATCGAGCAAAAATATTATGTAATTATTATGATAACttagaaaaaaaacataaaattcatCTGGATGATGCATtgtgtaaaagaaaaaaaaggctcGTTATCAATTTATATTTAGATATTCAAGGCAAAGACTTATACTGATAAGTACTCTAAACATTAAAACATAAGCAAGTTTACATACATTTTtcaatttactatttttttttgtgaaaattaACTCATTCAATGTTATATACAATTGTCCTACTCTAAAACAATCTGACAATAAAGTAAACTTTCATCCTTTATTAGAATAGTAGCTTATTCAAggatttctatatattttttggtTTCTATAAATAGATTTACCGGAATTGTGCTCCTGGAGAAAAAGATTAACTTTTTTATCGTCTACTGATAAATCATGGAGGAGTAAGCGCAACGTGAGGAGGGTTACGATGAAAGAAtagatttttgaaagaaaacgatttttatattttatgtttaaagaaaaaaaagaggaaaaagatttaaaataaactaataaacaaagaaaaagttAATAGGAACTACTAATAAACAAAAAAGAACAATttagaaagagaaagaagaaacaaaGTAGTAAACCTCTAAGAAAAGTGTGCTAGGCCGGATTCGACCTCTGCGCCACCAGAATGGAATGATAGTGCATAGCGTGGTAACATGAGTTATTTTGTTCTTGGGAGCGCCACTTAAA
This DNA window, taken from Nicotiana tabacum cultivar K326 chromosome 4, ASM71507v2, whole genome shotgun sequence, encodes the following:
- the LOC107760864 gene encoding uncharacterized protein LOC107760864 — its product is MSTLDKSHVDLEAGTAEIVEKKRSSSVSECSVEVDLEAEEQDTTKAHLPKVIKRDCRICQLSFDASNPESEVPIELGCSCKDDLAAAHKQCAEAWFKIKGNKTCEICGSIARNVAGANEAELVEQWNEANDAAVVAATAPIPAPTVETRNFWQGHRFLNFLLACMVFAFVISWLFHFNVPS